Proteins found in one Salinimonas lutimaris genomic segment:
- a CDS encoding porin, whose translation MFQKGLNQKLVCLSIAAGFSTAASAEYALGDGLQYGSDSDWASVNVSTRFQMRYVSDFDDEPLEADDFINGDDTKKFSFNRSRIKADGHIYKPWLKYFTQFELGDGFFLDYGIAIEKYDWLNVKVGQWKLEYSRERVISSGKQQMLDRSIINRMFTIDRHNAASVYGRFNEDTLADISYWAGVGSGNGRGNGLSGDGKPLYFGRIQWNPLGGGVDWTASDLEGHDEPALSIAYSRSVSEGAFTRFSSSGGGQLDWWRAEDDQVNHIRQFNYDVAFMYKGFSAQAEYHEKRVTTDTQPGISLRGYYVQGGYFLHNAFDWIPKQLEIAGRYATYDQSKGYSAKKNEEQAVALNWFFAGHDSKITLDYTRFDLNAETKREYDDDRVRLQYDVSF comes from the coding sequence TTGTTTCAAAAAGGTCTCAATCAAAAATTAGTTTGTTTATCTATCGCCGCAGGCTTTTCAACTGCGGCCTCGGCAGAATATGCGCTGGGTGACGGTCTGCAATATGGCAGCGACAGCGACTGGGCTTCTGTTAATGTTAGTACGCGGTTTCAAATGCGATATGTCAGTGACTTTGACGATGAGCCATTGGAAGCGGATGACTTTATTAATGGCGATGACACCAAAAAGTTCAGCTTTAATCGCTCACGAATTAAAGCCGACGGCCACATTTATAAGCCATGGCTGAAATATTTTACTCAGTTTGAACTGGGTGATGGCTTCTTCCTTGATTATGGTATTGCCATTGAAAAATATGACTGGCTGAATGTTAAGGTTGGTCAGTGGAAACTGGAATACTCAAGAGAACGGGTTATTAGTAGCGGTAAACAGCAAATGCTGGATCGCTCTATCATAAACCGTATGTTTACTATCGACAGACACAATGCCGCGTCTGTTTACGGCCGGTTTAATGAAGATACGCTTGCCGATATCAGCTACTGGGCCGGTGTAGGCTCAGGCAATGGTCGTGGTAATGGCTTATCGGGTGATGGTAAGCCGCTTTATTTCGGGCGTATTCAATGGAATCCGCTGGGCGGTGGTGTTGACTGGACCGCCAGTGATCTTGAAGGTCATGATGAGCCGGCATTATCTATTGCCTATTCCCGCTCTGTCAGCGAAGGGGCATTTACCCGTTTTTCTTCTTCAGGCGGCGGTCAGCTTGACTGGTGGCGTGCTGAAGATGATCAGGTAAATCATATTCGTCAGTTTAATTATGATGTCGCTTTCATGTACAAGGGCTTCAGCGCCCAGGCGGAATATCACGAAAAACGGGTAACCACTGATACACAGCCTGGCATTTCACTGCGTGGCTATTATGTGCAGGGTGGATACTTCCTGCATAATGCGTTTGACTGGATCCCTAAACAACTGGAAATTGCAGGACGTTATGCAACGTATGATCAGTCAAAAGGCTATAGTGCGAAGAAAAACGAAGAGCAGGCCGTAGCACTAAACTGGTTTTTTGCCGGTCACGACAGCAAAATCACACTGGATTACACACGTTTTGATTTAAATGCAGAGACAAAACGTGAGTATGATGATGACCGTGTGCGGTTACAGTACGATGTGTCTTTCTAA
- a CDS encoding S-(hydroxymethyl)glutathione dehydrogenase/class III alcohol dehydrogenase, translated as MALELAPGQTSIKSKAAVAWAAGEPLKMEEIDVELPKAGEVLVRIVATGVCHTDAFTLSGDDPEGVFPSVLGHEGGGIVEMVGEGVTSVEPGDHVIPLYTAECGECKFCTSGKTNLCQAVRETQGKGLMPDGTSRFSKDGETIYHYMGCSTFSEYTVLPEISLAKVNKSAPLEEVCLLGCGVTTGMGAVLNTAKVEKGDTVAIFGLGGIGLSAIIGARMAGASRIIGIDINDSKFELATQLGATDLINPKEHDKPIQQVIVEMTDGGVDYSFECIGNVDVMRQALECCHKGWGESVIIGVAGAGQEISTRPFQLVTGRVWKGSAFGGVKGRSELPGIVERYLSGEFGLQEFITHQMPLEDVNQAFELMHEGKSIRTVINM; from the coding sequence ATGGCACTTGAATTAGCTCCGGGCCAAACTTCAATTAAATCAAAAGCTGCAGTTGCCTGGGCAGCAGGCGAACCGCTTAAAATGGAAGAAATCGATGTTGAGCTTCCAAAAGCCGGTGAAGTCCTGGTACGCATTGTGGCGACCGGTGTGTGTCATACCGATGCCTTTACGTTATCTGGTGACGATCCTGAAGGGGTGTTTCCTTCAGTACTGGGTCATGAGGGGGGCGGTATTGTTGAGATGGTCGGCGAGGGCGTGACCAGCGTTGAGCCTGGTGACCATGTTATTCCTTTATACACAGCCGAGTGTGGTGAATGTAAATTTTGTACCTCCGGGAAAACTAACCTGTGTCAGGCAGTACGTGAAACTCAGGGTAAAGGCCTGATGCCTGATGGTACCAGCCGCTTTTCCAAAGACGGTGAAACCATTTACCATTACATGGGTTGTTCAACCTTCTCGGAATACACGGTATTGCCGGAAATTTCACTGGCCAAAGTAAATAAAAGCGCGCCGTTAGAGGAAGTTTGCCTGTTAGGTTGTGGTGTGACTACTGGTATGGGCGCTGTTCTGAATACAGCAAAAGTAGAAAAAGGCGATACGGTAGCCATTTTTGGGCTGGGCGGTATCGGCCTGTCAGCCATTATCGGTGCTCGCATGGCGGGGGCCAGCCGGATTATCGGCATTGATATTAATGACAGCAAGTTCGAGCTGGCCACCCAGCTGGGAGCGACCGACCTTATCAATCCTAAAGAGCACGATAAGCCGATCCAGCAGGTCATCGTAGAGATGACTGACGGCGGTGTTGACTATTCATTTGAGTGCATTGGTAATGTCGATGTGATGCGGCAGGCGCTGGAGTGCTGTCATAAAGGATGGGGCGAGTCGGTCATTATAGGAGTGGCTGGCGCCGGTCAGGAAATATCGACACGTCCGTTCCAGTTAGTCACTGGCCGGGTATGGAAAGGTTCAGCTTTTGGTGGTGTCAAAGGTCGTTCAGAACTGCCAGGCATTGTTGAACGTTACCTGAGCGGTGAATTTGGTTTGCAGGAATTTATTACTCACCAGATGCCGCTTGAGGATGTCAACCAGGCCTTCGAACTGATGCATGAAGGTAAGAGTATTCGTACTGTCATCAACATGTGA